Proteins encoded in a region of the Cytobacillus pseudoceanisediminis genome:
- the ylqF gene encoding ribosome biogenesis GTPase YlqF: MTIQWFPGHMAKARRQVTEKLKLVDIIFELVDARIPYSSRNPMIDEIIQHKPRLVLLNKADMADKEATKKWIKHFEDKGIRALAINSQAGQGMKEIVSASQSILQEKFDRMKAKGVKPRAIRAMIVGIPNAGKSTLINRLAKKNIARTGNTPGVTKAQQWIKVGKELELLDTPGILWPKFEDQEVGLKLALTGAIKDTILNLQDVAVYALRFLGLRYPDRLHERYQLDEIPEDIVEVFDKIGRLRGCLMGGGEIDYDKVTELVIREFRSEKLGPITLELPEEMGVRSEAE; this comes from the coding sequence GTGACGATCCAGTGGTTTCCCGGCCATATGGCGAAAGCCCGCAGGCAGGTTACAGAAAAATTAAAACTGGTCGATATCATCTTTGAGCTCGTTGATGCAAGGATCCCTTATTCATCACGAAATCCGATGATCGATGAAATTATTCAGCACAAACCGCGGCTTGTTTTATTGAATAAAGCTGACATGGCTGATAAAGAAGCGACAAAAAAGTGGATCAAACATTTTGAAGATAAGGGTATAAGAGCTCTTGCGATAAACTCGCAGGCGGGACAAGGCATGAAGGAAATCGTCTCCGCATCTCAGAGTATTCTTCAGGAAAAGTTCGATCGAATGAAGGCGAAGGGTGTTAAGCCTAGAGCAATCCGGGCAATGATAGTAGGTATTCCAAACGCTGGAAAGTCCACCCTTATCAATCGCCTGGCCAAAAAGAATATAGCCAGGACAGGAAATACCCCCGGCGTTACGAAAGCCCAGCAATGGATAAAGGTAGGGAAAGAGCTGGAGCTTCTCGATACCCCTGGGATTCTATGGCCAAAATTTGAAGATCAGGAAGTAGGTCTTAAGCTTGCTCTGACTGGAGCAATAAAAGATACTATATTAAATCTTCAGGATGTTGCAGTATATGCTCTGCGCTTTCTCGGCCTCAGGTATCCAGATCGCCTGCATGAGAGATATCAGCTTGATGAAATTCCGGAGGATATTGTGGAAGTATTTGATAAAATCGGCAGGCTGCGCGGCTGCCTGATGGGCGGCGGCGAAATTGATTATGATAAGGTAACAGAGCTGGTAATCAGAGAATTCCGTTCTGAAAAATTGGGGCCAATCACTTTGGAATTGCCCGAAGAGATGGGAGTTCGGAGTGAAGCTGAATAA
- the dprA gene encoding DNA-processing protein DprA, whose protein sequence is MNEFNMRLTHLHHCRGMSWKMIYNFLKKDPQLNCMYNHTLFRIIPQLFTTKDSLSNVLQDLHSDQIQEQIRQYSPNGIKTITIFDKEYPILLKETYQPPWVIYARGDISLLNSGTHLAVVGSRQATEYGEKAIQYMFPKLIEKGVIIVSGLAAGIDAIAHKEAIKNKGKTIGVIAGGLFHIYPQANQRLAYEMMKNQLVISEYPPATRPSRWQFPMRNRIISGISRGTLIIQAKSKSGSLITANYAVHEGREVFAVPGNIFSPFSGGTNELIQQGAKLVKSAEEILEEFLY, encoded by the coding sequence ATGAATGAATTTAATATGAGGCTCACCCATCTCCATCATTGCAGAGGAATGAGCTGGAAGATGATTTATAACTTTCTTAAGAAAGATCCCCAATTAAATTGTATGTATAATCATACCCTTTTCCGAATAATACCCCAGTTATTCACCACCAAAGATTCTCTTTCAAATGTACTCCAAGATCTTCATTCAGATCAAATCCAGGAACAAATTCGCCAATATTCACCAAATGGCATTAAAACCATTACAATTTTTGATAAGGAATATCCGATTCTATTAAAAGAAACGTATCAGCCGCCATGGGTTATTTATGCAAGAGGTGATATCAGTCTTCTGAATAGCGGAACTCACCTGGCCGTTGTCGGTTCCAGACAGGCAACAGAGTATGGAGAAAAAGCAATTCAATACATGTTTCCAAAGCTTATCGAAAAAGGGGTTATTATTGTAAGCGGGCTGGCAGCTGGTATTGATGCCATTGCACATAAGGAAGCAATCAAAAATAAAGGGAAAACAATTGGTGTCATAGCTGGCGGGCTGTTCCATATTTATCCTCAGGCTAATCAAAGGCTAGCATATGAAATGATGAAAAATCAGCTGGTTATTTCTGAATATCCGCCAGCCACAAGACCCTCGAGATGGCAGTTTCCAATGAGAAACCGAATCATCAGCGGCATTAGCAGAGGCACATTGATAATCCAGGCTAAAAGCAAAAGCGGCTCCCTTATTACAGCAAATTATGCGGTTCATGAAGGAAGAGAAGTCTTTGCAGTCCCTGGAAATATCTTTAGCCCATTCTCTGGGGGAACTAATGAATTAATTCAGCAAGGCGCTAAATTGGTAAAATCAGCTGAGGAGATCTTAGAAGAATTCCTTTACTAA
- a CDS encoding EscU/YscU/HrcU family type III secretion system export apparatus switch protein: MKKVHDQKRKEAVALTYDPVNQGAPRISAKGKGLVAENILVKAKEHDIPVQEDPALVELLGKLNINEGIPEELYQAVAEVFVFIYRADQEAGKRENEE, from the coding sequence ATGAAAAAAGTTCATGATCAAAAAAGGAAAGAAGCGGTAGCATTAACCTATGATCCTGTGAATCAGGGAGCACCAAGGATATCCGCAAAGGGGAAGGGACTGGTTGCTGAAAATATCCTTGTGAAGGCTAAGGAACATGATATTCCGGTGCAGGAAGATCCTGCTCTTGTAGAGCTTCTTGGCAAGCTTAACATCAATGAGGGTATACCGGAAGAACTATATCAGGCTGTTGCTGAGGTGTTTGTTTTTATCTACAGGGCTGATCAGGAAGCCGGGAAGAGGGAAAATGAAGAATAA
- the rpsP gene encoding 30S ribosomal protein S16, protein MAVKIRLKRMGAHKNPFYRIVVADSRSPRDGRFIETVGTYNPVAQPAIVEINEELALKWLQTGAKPSDTVRNLFSKQGIMEKFHNAKNGK, encoded by the coding sequence ATGGCAGTAAAAATTCGTTTAAAGCGTATGGGTGCTCACAAAAACCCTTTCTATCGTATTGTTGTAGCTGATTCTCGTTCTCCTCGTGACGGACGTTTCATTGAAACAGTAGGAACTTACAACCCGGTTGCTCAACCAGCGATCGTTGAAATCAATGAAGAGTTGGCTCTTAAATGGCTTCAGACAGGTGCTAAGCCATCTGATACAGTACGCAACCTTTTCTCTAAGCAAGGCATTATGGAGAAATTCCATAACGCTAAAAACGGTAAGTAA
- a CDS encoding ribonuclease HII produces the protein MEKLTIRQIEEKIKTIKSEDDPFLYSIKHDERKGVQQLLERWHSRNLQQKKIYEKHKEMSQYEVRYRSQGFQFIAGIDEVGRGPLAGPVVAAAVILPEDFFLPGLDDSKKVPESKREEFSEIIKAKAAAFSVGIIDPEEIDRINIFEATKKAMLSAIEGLSPKPDFLLADAVKLLTPYPMEAIIKGDGKSISIAAASIIAKVTRDRMMAEIGKEFPQYGFEKNMGYGTKEHLEAITLHGISPYHRKSFAPIKNLISEIE, from the coding sequence ATGGAAAAATTAACTATTCGTCAAATAGAAGAAAAAATCAAAACAATTAAGTCAGAGGATGACCCTTTCCTTTATTCCATAAAGCATGATGAAAGAAAAGGAGTACAGCAGCTATTAGAAAGATGGCATTCCCGAAATCTGCAGCAAAAAAAGATATATGAAAAGCATAAAGAAATGAGTCAGTATGAAGTTCGTTACCGGAGCCAGGGTTTTCAGTTTATTGCCGGAATTGATGAAGTAGGCAGGGGCCCGCTTGCAGGACCAGTGGTAGCTGCAGCAGTTATTTTGCCAGAAGACTTCTTCCTCCCGGGTTTAGATGATTCAAAAAAGGTGCCGGAGAGCAAAAGAGAAGAATTTTCTGAGATAATTAAGGCTAAGGCTGCAGCGTTCAGCGTTGGAATCATTGATCCGGAAGAAATCGACCGCATCAATATATTTGAAGCGACAAAAAAAGCAATGCTTTCAGCAATTGAAGGGCTGAGCCCAAAACCGGACTTCCTGCTTGCAGATGCCGTAAAACTATTAACTCCTTACCCAATGGAAGCTATCATTAAGGGAGATGGCAAAAGCATATCGATTGCTGCAGCCTCTATCATAGCTAAAGTCACGAGAGACAGAATGATGGCTGAAATAGGTAAAGAGTTTCCTCAATATGGATTCGAGAAAAATATGGGCTATGGGACGAAGGAGCATCTTGAAGCCATCACACTGCATGGAATATCTCCTTATCATCGGAAAAGCTTTGCACCAATAAAAAATCTTATTAGTGAAATAGAATAG
- the fliE gene encoding flagellar hook-basal body complex protein FliE, whose translation MNNVTFMPVNALKPAENQKTHTYTAFDAQQSFSSVLKQSIEKINNAQIQSDVMTEKLAKGENVDLHQVMITSQKASITMQAALEIRNKVIEAYQEAMRMQV comes from the coding sequence ATGAATAATGTAACTTTTATGCCAGTGAATGCTTTAAAGCCTGCTGAAAATCAAAAGACTCATACATATACAGCATTCGATGCTCAGCAAAGTTTTTCGTCCGTTTTAAAGCAATCAATTGAAAAAATTAATAATGCACAGATTCAGTCAGATGTTATGACTGAAAAGCTAGCAAAGGGAGAAAATGTCGATCTTCACCAGGTGATGATTACATCACAGAAAGCGAGCATTACAATGCAGGCTGCACTGGAAATCAGAAATAAAGTAATTGAAGCTTATCAGGAAGCGATGAGAATGCAAGTTTAA
- a CDS encoding KH domain-containing protein — protein MKELIETIVKPLVDFPEDVQVNVQEEDQRVTYQLSVNKNDMGKVIGKQGRVAKAIRTVVYAAGSSEQKKIFLEIIE, from the coding sequence ATGAAAGAGCTTATCGAAACGATTGTTAAGCCCCTAGTTGATTTTCCGGAAGATGTTCAAGTGAATGTCCAAGAAGAGGATCAGCGCGTAACCTATCAGCTTTCCGTCAACAAGAATGACATGGGGAAAGTAATTGGGAAGCAAGGGCGCGTTGCGAAAGCAATACGGACCGTTGTCTATGCAGCAGGTTCATCAGAACAAAAGAAGATCTTTTTAGAGATCATAGAATAA
- the rimM gene encoding ribosome maturation factor RimM (Essential for efficient processing of 16S rRNA) — MQKWFNVGKIVNTHGIKGEARVISKTDFAEERYKPGNKLYLFMPDTKGDPIELTVKTHRTHKTFDLLTFEGYENINGIEKMKGGILKISEDQLGDLEEDEFYYHEIIGCTVETLDGAEVGKIKEILSPGANDVWVIKAKGGKEILIPYIEDVVKEVNVKDKLVKINAIEGLLS, encoded by the coding sequence ATGCAGAAATGGTTCAACGTAGGAAAAATCGTGAACACCCATGGCATAAAAGGGGAAGCAAGGGTCATTTCCAAAACAGACTTTGCAGAGGAAAGGTATAAGCCGGGAAATAAACTTTATTTGTTCATGCCTGATACAAAAGGTGATCCAATTGAGCTGACAGTGAAAACTCACCGTACCCATAAAACATTCGATTTGCTTACCTTTGAAGGATACGAAAATATTAATGGGATTGAAAAAATGAAGGGCGGCATCCTGAAAATTTCGGAAGATCAGCTAGGCGATCTTGAAGAAGATGAGTTTTACTACCATGAAATCATAGGGTGTACTGTTGAAACGCTTGATGGAGCGGAAGTAGGTAAAATCAAGGAAATTCTTTCTCCTGGAGCAAATGATGTATGGGTAATCAAAGCAAAAGGCGGGAAGGAAATACTGATCCCGTATATTGAAGATGTTGTTAAGGAAGTTAATGTGAAAGACAAACTTGTGAAAATTAATGCGATAGAAGGATTGCTTTCATGA
- the flgB gene encoding flagellar basal body rod protein FlgB — translation MKLFSGTISTLEKALDYSSLKQKVISQNIANADTPNYKAKDASFKEAFQSALEGSMEANKSDIRHYDFKNGLSSAQGVITKRNASYNHNGNSVDVDKEMAELATNQIYYNAVIERVSGKFSSLQNVLRGGK, via the coding sequence TTGAAACTGTTTTCAGGCACTATATCAACTTTAGAAAAAGCATTGGATTACTCTTCGCTGAAGCAAAAGGTAATATCTCAAAATATTGCAAATGCAGACACTCCAAACTATAAAGCAAAAGATGCAAGCTTTAAAGAGGCTTTTCAGAGCGCTCTAGAAGGATCAATGGAAGCAAACAAAAGTGACATCAGGCATTACGATTTTAAGAATGGATTATCCTCAGCGCAAGGTGTAATTACAAAACGCAATGCTTCTTACAATCATAATGGCAATAGTGTAGATGTAGATAAGGAAATGGCGGAATTAGCTACAAATCAGATTTACTATAATGCAGTGATTGAACGGGTTAGCGGCAAGTTTTCTAGTCTGCAGAATGTATTGCGGGGAGGAAAATAG
- the trmD gene encoding tRNA (guanosine(37)-N1)-methyltransferase TrmD, translating into MNIDVLTLFPEMFEGVFGHSILKKAAENEAVNYNVVNFREYADNKHKTVDDYPYGGGAGMVLKPQPIFDAVDDLRSKSGASPRVILLCPQGERFTQKKAEELAEMDHLIFVCGHYEGYDERIREHVVTDEISIGDFVLTGGELGAMVVIDSVVRLLPGVLGNEESHIKDSFSTGFLEHPHYTRPAEFRGIKVPDVLMSGNHRLVDEWRAKESLRRTYLRRPDLLEGAELTKEQQKWLDEIKKEDK; encoded by the coding sequence ATGAATATTGATGTGCTCACTCTGTTTCCTGAAATGTTTGAAGGCGTTTTTGGACATTCCATCCTAAAAAAAGCGGCTGAAAATGAAGCAGTGAATTACAACGTGGTCAACTTTAGGGAATATGCCGACAATAAGCACAAAACCGTAGATGATTATCCATATGGCGGAGGGGCGGGAATGGTTTTAAAACCCCAGCCCATATTTGATGCTGTAGATGATCTTCGCAGTAAAAGCGGGGCGTCCCCGAGGGTTATTCTCCTGTGTCCTCAAGGAGAACGCTTTACACAGAAGAAAGCTGAAGAGCTTGCTGAAATGGATCACCTGATTTTTGTTTGCGGACATTACGAGGGGTATGATGAAAGAATACGTGAACATGTGGTAACCGATGAAATTTCGATTGGTGATTTTGTGCTGACTGGAGGAGAGCTTGGAGCCATGGTCGTAATCGATAGTGTTGTCCGTTTGCTGCCAGGTGTATTGGGCAACGAAGAATCACACATAAAGGACTCTTTCAGCACAGGTTTTCTTGAACACCCTCATTACACCCGTCCAGCGGAATTCAGGGGCATTAAAGTGCCGGATGTCCTCATGTCAGGGAATCATCGCCTTGTCGACGAGTGGCGAGCCAAAGAATCCTTAAGAAGGACGTATTTAAGGCGTCCTGATCTTCTTGAGGGTGCAGAATTAACAAAAGAACAGCAAAAGTGGCTGGATGAAATTAAAAAAGAAGATAAATAA
- the sucD gene encoding succinate--CoA ligase subunit alpha, translated as MSVFINKDTKVIVQGITGSTALFHTKQMLEYGTQIVGGVTPGKGGTEVEGVPVFNTVEEAVKATGANASVIYVPAPFAADAILEAVDAELDLAICITEHIPVLDMVKVKRYMEGKKTRLVGPNCPGVITPDECKIGIMPGYIHTKGHVGVVSRSGTLTYEAVHQLSQAGIGQSTAVGIGGDPVNGTNFIDVLKAFNEDPETYAVIMIGEIGGTAEEEAAEWVKANMTKPVVGFIGGRTAPPGKRMGHAGAIISGGKGTADEKIRVMNECGIQVADTPSVMGETLIKVLKEKGLYDQCKTH; from the coding sequence GTGAGCGTATTTATTAATAAAGATACTAAAGTTATAGTTCAAGGGATTACTGGTTCAACAGCCCTTTTCCATACTAAGCAAATGCTTGAATACGGAACGCAAATTGTCGGCGGTGTAACTCCTGGTAAAGGCGGTACTGAAGTAGAAGGTGTTCCTGTCTTCAATACTGTGGAGGAAGCAGTTAAGGCTACAGGTGCCAATGCCTCCGTTATCTATGTTCCAGCTCCATTTGCTGCAGATGCTATTCTTGAGGCGGTAGATGCAGAATTGGATCTTGCCATTTGTATCACCGAGCATATTCCTGTATTGGATATGGTTAAAGTTAAGCGTTATATGGAAGGCAAGAAGACTCGCCTTGTAGGTCCTAACTGCCCTGGTGTTATTACTCCTGATGAGTGTAAGATCGGCATTATGCCTGGATATATCCATACTAAAGGTCATGTTGGGGTTGTTTCCCGTTCTGGAACATTGACATATGAAGCGGTACACCAGCTGTCACAGGCTGGAATCGGCCAGTCCACTGCTGTTGGTATCGGCGGAGACCCGGTTAACGGAACAAACTTCATTGATGTATTAAAAGCATTTAATGAAGATCCAGAAACTTATGCTGTAATCATGATTGGTGAAATCGGCGGAACAGCTGAAGAAGAAGCTGCAGAGTGGGTTAAAGCAAACATGACTAAGCCTGTTGTAGGCTTCATCGGCGGTCGCACTGCACCTCCAGGTAAGCGTATGGGCCATGCCGGTGCAATTATTTCAGGAGGCAAAGGAACAGCTGATGAAAAAATCCGTGTTATGAATGAATGCGGTATTCAAGTAGCAGATACTCCATCCGTAATGGGTGAAACCCTGATAAAGGTTTTAAAAGAAAAAGGCCTTTATGATCAGTGTAAAACTCATTAA
- the hslV gene encoding ATP-dependent protease subunit HslV, with protein MSEFHATTIFAVHHNGECAMSGDGQVTFGNAVVMKHTARKVRKLFNGKVLAGFAGSVADAFTLFEMFEGKLEEYNGNLERAAVELAKEWRSDKVLRKLEAMLIVMNTDSLLLISGTGEVIEPDDGILAIGSGGNYALAAGRSLKRFAGEHLSAREIAKASLEMAAEICVYTNHNIIVEEL; from the coding sequence ATGTCCGAATTTCATGCTACAACAATATTTGCTGTGCATCATAATGGAGAATGTGCAATGTCCGGCGACGGCCAGGTTACCTTTGGAAATGCAGTTGTGATGAAACACACTGCAAGAAAAGTCAGAAAGCTATTTAATGGTAAGGTGCTGGCTGGATTTGCAGGCTCAGTAGCCGATGCATTTACATTATTCGAAATGTTTGAAGGAAAACTTGAAGAGTATAATGGAAACCTTGAGAGAGCAGCTGTTGAGCTTGCAAAAGAGTGGAGAAGCGATAAGGTTTTGCGCAAGCTCGAAGCAATGCTTATTGTTATGAATACGGATAGTCTGCTGCTTATCTCCGGTACAGGTGAAGTGATTGAGCCGGATGATGGAATTCTGGCTATTGGATCAGGAGGCAACTATGCCCTCGCAGCTGGAAGATCTTTAAAGAGATTTGCAGGCGAACACCTGTCAGCAAGAGAAATTGCGAAGGCCTCGCTTGAAATGGCTGCGGAAATATGTGTATATACAAACCACAACATCATTGTGGAAGAACTCTAA
- the codY gene encoding GTP-sensing pleiotropic transcriptional regulator CodY, with protein sequence MDLLTKTRKINAMLQRAAGKPVNFKEMSETLSDVIEANIFVVSRRGKLLGFAVNQQIENERMKQMLADRQFPEEYTKNLFNIQETSSNLGVESEYTAFPVENKDLFASGLTTIVPIIGGGERLGTLILARLQEQFHDDDLILAEYGATVVGMEILREKAEEIEEEARSKAVVQMAISSLSYSELEAIEHIFEELNGNEGLLVASKIADRVGITRSVIVNALRKLESAGVIESRSLGMKGTYIKVLNDKFLVELEKLKSN encoded by the coding sequence ATGGATTTATTAACAAAAACAAGAAAAATTAATGCAATGCTCCAAAGAGCGGCCGGAAAACCGGTTAACTTCAAAGAAATGTCAGAAACACTAAGTGATGTAATCGAAGCAAATATCTTCGTAGTGAGCCGAAGAGGCAAACTGCTTGGATTTGCTGTAAACCAGCAAATTGAAAATGAGCGTATGAAGCAAATGCTTGCAGATCGTCAATTCCCTGAAGAATATACTAAAAATTTATTTAACATCCAGGAAACTTCATCAAATCTGGGTGTAGAAAGCGAATATACTGCATTCCCGGTTGAAAACAAGGATCTTTTCGCAAGCGGTTTGACTACTATTGTTCCAATCATCGGCGGCGGTGAGCGTCTGGGTACATTAATTCTTGCCAGATTACAGGAACAGTTCCATGATGATGATTTAATTCTTGCTGAATATGGTGCTACTGTAGTTGGTATGGAAATCCTTCGTGAAAAAGCTGAAGAAATTGAAGAAGAAGCACGCAGCAAGGCTGTTGTACAAATGGCAATCAGTTCACTTTCATACAGTGAGCTGGAAGCGATCGAGCATATCTTTGAAGAGCTTAATGGCAACGAAGGGCTTCTTGTAGCATCAAAAATTGCTGATCGTGTAGGCATTACGCGTTCAGTAATCGTAAATGCTCTAAGAAAACTGGAAAGTGCAGGGGTTATTGAATCCCGCTCTTTAGGTATGAAAGGTACTTATATCAAAGTTCTAAACGATAAGTTTCTGGTTGAATTAGAAAAACTTAAATCTAACTAA
- the rplS gene encoding 50S ribosomal protein L19 has translation MQKLIEEITKEQLRTDLPSFRPGDTVRVHVSIVEGTRERVQVYEGVVIKRRGGGISETFTVRKISYGVGVERTFPVHTPKIAKLEVIRRGKVRRAKLYYLRNLRGKKARIKEIR, from the coding sequence ATGCAAAAACTAATTGAAGAAATCACAAAAGAACAGCTTCGTACTGACCTTCCGTCTTTCCGTCCTGGTGATACTGTACGTGTACACGTAAGTATTGTTGAGGGAACTCGTGAGCGTGTTCAGGTATATGAAGGTGTTGTGATTAAGCGTCGTGGTGGTGGAATCAGCGAAACTTTCACAGTTCGTAAGATTTCTTACGGTGTAGGCGTTGAGCGTACATTCCCTGTACACACACCTAAGATTGCGAAGCTTGAAGTTATCCGCCGCGGTAAAGTCCGCCGTGCGAAACTTTACTACCTGCGTAACCTTCGCGGTAAAAAAGCTCGTATCAAAGAAATTCGATAA
- the sucC gene encoding ADP-forming succinate--CoA ligase subunit beta codes for MNIHEYQGKEVLRQYGVAVPNGKVAFTVEEAVEAAKELGTEVCVVKAQIHAGGRGKAGGVKVAKNLDEVRTYASEILGKTLVTHQTGPEGKEVKRLLIEEGCDIKKEYYVGLVLDRATSRVVLMASEEGGTEIEEVAEQTPEKIFKEEIDPVLGLTAFQARRIAFNINIPSKLVGQAVKFMMGLYRAYIEKDCSIAEINPLVVTGDGKVMALDAKLNFDGNALYRQKDIMALRDLEEEDAKEIEASKYDLSYISLDGNIGCMVNGAGLAMATMDIVKHYGGDPANFLDVGGGATAEKVTEAFKIILSDKNVKGIFVNIFGGIMKCDVIATGVVEAAKQVGLTVPLVVRLEGTNVELGKKILAESDIDIIAAESMADGAQKIVSLVG; via the coding sequence ATGAATATACATGAGTATCAAGGTAAAGAAGTCCTCAGACAATACGGGGTCGCAGTTCCGAACGGAAAAGTGGCATTTACAGTAGAAGAAGCTGTTGAAGCTGCTAAAGAACTTGGCACTGAGGTATGTGTGGTAAAAGCACAAATCCACGCCGGAGGACGCGGTAAAGCTGGCGGTGTAAAAGTTGCCAAAAATCTTGACGAAGTTCGTACATATGCAAGTGAAATCCTGGGGAAAACACTTGTTACACATCAAACAGGCCCGGAAGGCAAGGAAGTAAAGCGTTTACTGATTGAAGAGGGCTGTGACATTAAGAAGGAATATTATGTTGGTCTAGTCTTGGACCGCGCAACGTCACGCGTAGTTTTAATGGCTTCTGAAGAGGGCGGCACAGAAATCGAAGAAGTAGCTGAACAGACGCCTGAAAAAATCTTCAAGGAAGAAATTGATCCTGTGCTTGGTTTAACAGCATTCCAGGCGCGCAGAATCGCTTTTAATATCAATATCCCATCAAAGCTTGTCGGACAAGCTGTTAAATTCATGATGGGCTTATACAGAGCTTACATTGAAAAAGATTGCTCTATCGCTGAAATCAATCCATTAGTAGTAACTGGAGACGGCAAGGTAATGGCTCTGGATGCAAAGCTGAACTTTGATGGAAATGCTCTTTACCGTCAAAAGGACATCATGGCTCTTCGTGACCTTGAAGAAGAGGATGCAAAGGAAATCGAAGCATCCAAATATGACCTGAGCTATATTTCCCTTGATGGAAATATCGGCTGCATGGTTAACGGTGCAGGATTGGCGATGGCTACTATGGATATCGTCAAACACTATGGCGGAGACCCGGCCAATTTCCTTGATGTTGGGGGCGGTGCAACTGCTGAAAAGGTTACTGAAGCTTTCAAAATCATCCTTTCTGATAAAAACGTAAAAGGTATTTTTGTTAATATCTTTGGCGGAATCATGAAGTGCGACGTCATCGCCACTGGCGTAGTGGAAGCAGCGAAGCAAGTAGGCTTGACTGTGCCTTTAGTTGTACGTCTGGAAGGTACAAATGTTGAATTGGGCAAGAAGATCCTTGCTGAATCCGATATCGATATCATTGCGGCTGAATCAATGGCCGACGGCGCACAAAAAATCGTTTCTTTAGTAGGCTAG
- the lepB gene encoding signal peptidase I codes for MAKKKNELWEWTKALVIAVLLAAVIRYFLFAPIVVDGLSMMPTLHDQDRMIVNKFSYKIGEPERFDIIVFHAPENKDYIKRVIGLPGDKIEYKDDTLYVNGKAYEEPYLEEYKKQVIDGPLTEPFTLKEKIGQETVPEGHLFVMGDNRRFSKDSRHIGPVPMEEVLGDAGVIYWPIEDIRIVD; via the coding sequence ATGGCGAAAAAGAAAAATGAATTATGGGAATGGACAAAAGCACTTGTAATCGCAGTCCTGTTAGCAGCAGTCATCAGATATTTTTTATTTGCTCCGATTGTGGTTGACGGCTTGTCCATGATGCCAACATTGCATGATCAGGATCGAATGATTGTTAATAAGTTCAGTTATAAGATTGGCGAGCCCGAGCGCTTCGACATCATTGTTTTCCATGCACCTGAAAACAAAGATTACATCAAAAGGGTAATAGGCCTTCCTGGAGATAAGATTGAATACAAAGATGATACTCTTTATGTAAATGGGAAAGCTTATGAAGAGCCTTACCTGGAGGAATATAAAAAACAGGTAATCGATGGGCCGCTGACAGAGCCGTTTACTTTAAAAGAAAAGATAGGACAGGAAACAGTGCCTGAAGGCCACTTATTTGTAATGGGTGACAACCGCCGCTTCAGCAAGGACAGCCGTCACATTGGCCCTGTTCCGATGGAAGAAGTACTGGGTGATGCCGGAGTAATATACTGGCCTATAGAGGACATTCGAATCGTTGATTGA
- the flgC gene encoding flagellar basal body rod protein FlgC, whose protein sequence is MSMFHSMNNTASALTAQRLRMDVISSNMANADSTRSVNGDGPYRRKSVVLEPKEGQFSSFLNMAMSRRGESSAGNGVKVSRIVEDRETPTKMVYDPTHADANEDGYVEMPNVDPLREMTDLISATRSYEANVTVFNASKGMMMKALEIGK, encoded by the coding sequence ATGTCTATGTTTCATAGTATGAATAACACAGCATCGGCACTTACTGCCCAAAGGCTCCGCATGGATGTAATTTCTTCTAATATGGCCAATGCGGACTCTACCAGAAGTGTGAATGGAGATGGACCCTACAGAAGGAAATCAGTAGTATTGGAACCGAAAGAAGGACAATTTTCATCTTTTTTAAATATGGCAATGAGCCGAAGAGGCGAAAGCTCTGCAGGAAACGGTGTAAAGGTATCAAGAATTGTAGAAGATCGGGAGACGCCAACTAAAATGGTTTATGATCCCACCCATGCCGATGCTAATGAGGATGGATATGTTGAAATGCCAAATGTGGACCCTTTAAGAGAAATGACGGATCTAATTAGTGCGACAAGATCTTATGAAGCCAATGTAACTGTTTTTAATGCCTCTAAAGGCATGATGATGAAAGCCTTGGAAATCGGCAAATAA